From Nitrosopumilus zosterae, the proteins below share one genomic window:
- a CDS encoding SDR family NAD(P)-dependent oxidoreductase yields the protein MPKFQNKIALVTGSGTGIGKAIATKFIEEGASVIILGRRKEPLEEAAKELEGRIPQGINASVRIFAGVDVADETAMNNMFDELKKNNVTIDYIINNAGVSGPVTCFPNAPLDEFKSTIGIHLTGTFWGSVQALKVMKEGGKIITISTFFTEEKPLEQRPYRFRSPYTASQGAKNRLAELMSWELTDKGIISIATNPGPVHSDRIYKTVYPKAAAEFMRVSGFEDLSPVQVDEANRELLPLLGEDESVIKKGITDAATKLANGKDVSKLTETFTNLLNKIQTIAEKVQNNTSHMIANREFLSQGQVAETVLNLCDDEIAKIINGKVIPGDRVFYPVKPHIGTTAPGVHQPDFTGKAVVFTIDATDKADAERIEFLAQHVEKNGGKVACFISQDTPSELQEYISSKFHSHIVDIKNPDEVARWLNTAKTNIGDILGVIHVTGKLPDIPKLTEVSRAEWEALTEKFISTPATVAQRALEQFVPGGANDPRLYKDAKGAIMIIGPDLPVGKKVTGIQRAQVEVFRGALRPFTTTVNQELSDVLNSKIRMFTIFPGSVTGTEPNNQRIADAFNFLVTDNALSSAEIVFCVDETR from the coding sequence ATGCCAAAATTCCAAAATAAAATTGCCCTTGTTACAGGAAGCGGAACAGGAATAGGCAAAGCTATAGCTACAAAATTCATAGAAGAAGGAGCTAGTGTGATTATTCTTGGAAGAAGAAAAGAACCCTTAGAAGAAGCAGCAAAGGAACTTGAAGGAAGAATCCCTCAGGGAATAAACGCATCAGTTAGAATTTTTGCAGGAGTTGATGTTGCAGATGAGACAGCAATGAACAACATGTTTGACGAACTAAAAAAGAATAATGTCACTATAGATTACATAATTAACAATGCAGGAGTCTCAGGACCAGTAACGTGTTTTCCAAATGCCCCACTTGATGAATTTAAAAGTACAATAGGAATTCATCTCACAGGTACGTTCTGGGGGTCTGTTCAGGCTCTAAAAGTAATGAAAGAAGGTGGAAAAATCATTACAATATCCACATTCTTTACAGAAGAAAAACCGCTAGAACAGAGACCTTATAGATTCAGAAGTCCATATACTGCATCCCAAGGAGCAAAAAATAGATTAGCAGAATTAATGTCATGGGAATTGACAGATAAAGGAATCATATCCATCGCTACAAATCCAGGTCCAGTGCATTCAGATAGAATTTACAAAACAGTTTACCCAAAAGCCGCAGCAGAGTTTATGCGTGTAAGTGGATTTGAAGATTTATCCCCAGTGCAAGTTGATGAAGCAAACAGAGAATTGCTCCCATTATTAGGAGAAGATGAAAGTGTAATTAAAAAAGGAATTACTGATGCTGCAACCAAACTTGCAAACGGCAAAGATGTGTCTAAATTAACTGAAACATTTACCAATCTACTAAACAAAATTCAAACCATTGCAGAAAAGGTTCAAAACAACACATCTCACATGATTGCAAACAGAGAATTTCTTTCACAAGGACAAGTTGCTGAAACAGTTCTCAATCTATGCGACGATGAAATTGCAAAAATAATCAATGGAAAAGTAATTCCTGGAGACAGAGTATTTTATCCAGTTAAACCACACATAGGGACTACCGCACCAGGTGTACATCAACCAGACTTTACCGGAAAAGCAGTCGTGTTTACAATTGATGCAACAGACAAAGCAGATGCCGAAAGAATTGAATTTTTAGCACAACATGTAGAGAAAAATGGTGGAAAAGTAGCATGCTTTATTTCTCAAGACACACCCTCAGAATTACAAGAATACATCAGCAGCAAATTCCACTCCCATATAGTGGACATCAAAAATCCCGATGAAGTCGCAAGGTGGTTAAACACAGCAAAAACAAACATCGGGGATATTTTAGGAGTTATTCACGTAACTGGAAAACTACCAGACATACCAAAATTAACAGAAGTATCCAGAGCAGAATGGGAGGCTTTAACTGAAAAATTCATTTCAACTCCAGCAACAGTTGCACAAAGAGCACTTGAACAATTTGTTCCAGGAGGAGCTAATGATCCTCGTCTTTACAAAGATGCCAAAGGAGCAATCATGATAATTGGGCCAGATTTGCCAGTTGGAAAGAAAGTAACAGGAATACAAAGAGCACAAGTAGAGGTTTTCAGAGGAGCGTTAAGACCATTTACAACCACAGTTAACCAAGAACTTAGTGACGTTCTAAATTCAAAAATCAGAATGTTTACAATTTTTCCAGGTTCAGTGACAGGTACAGAGCCAAACAACCAAAGAATTGCAGATGCATTTAATTTTCTAGTCACTGATAATGCTTTATCATCAGCAGAAATTGTTTTCTGTGTTGATGAAACAAGATAA
- the endA gene encoding tRNA-intron lyase, whose translation MKSELIENRIIVWNIKDSRKLFSQGYYGKPIGIPKPKIDEIDAPLILDLIEGLYLLENKKITIRKSKQKITVEQLTDICRNEVHEFDKKYLVYKNFRDKGYIINPGIKFGCDFAVYEKGPGIDHAPFLIQVYTRNESISATGIVLAGRLATTVRKQFILAIPKGKNKVDFLALDWWKA comes from the coding sequence ATGAAAAGTGAGTTAATTGAAAACAGAATCATTGTGTGGAATATCAAAGATTCACGCAAACTTTTCAGTCAAGGATATTATGGCAAACCAATAGGGATACCAAAACCAAAAATTGATGAAATTGATGCACCGTTGATTTTGGATCTTATCGAAGGATTATACCTTTTAGAAAACAAAAAAATAACCATTAGAAAATCAAAACAAAAAATCACCGTAGAACAATTGACAGACATTTGCAGAAACGAAGTTCATGAGTTTGATAAAAAATATCTAGTTTACAAAAATTTTCGAGACAAAGGATACATCATCAATCCTGGAATAAAATTCGGTTGTGACTTTGCAGTTTATGAAAAAGGTCCAGGAATTGATCACGCGCCTTTTTTAATTCAAGTGTACACTAGAAACGAATCAATTTCAGCAACAGGAATTGTTCTTGCAGGACGACTTGCTACAACCGTTAGAAAGCAATTCATTTTAGCCATTCCAAAAGGAAAGAACAAAGTGGATTTTCTTGCGTTAGACTGGTGGAAAGCTTAG
- a CDS encoding PINc/VapC family ATPase codes for MSKIVPDTSVIINGELISQIETGSIRNAQIIIPQAVFDELRSQASNKKEQGFIGLEKIRNLNELSGSFGLEIVMKGSHPSSDDIKFASSGRIDALIVDVAKQNDAILYTSDKIQNLVAQAEGIKTVFLKTTIKPEKLEFLKFFDVETMSIHLKENQFPLAKKGKPGAFILTQINDDILTKSYLKMIASQIFDVANVSDSSTIEISKTGASVIQHDDYRIAITYPPFSESYEITIVHPIIKLSLEDYAISDALMERLSDRAEGIVISGAPGSGKSTLASGLANFYHKKGKIVKTFESPRDLQVDPGITQYGKLDGSFDNTADILLLVRPDYTIFDEVRRREDFRTFADLRLTGVGMVGVVHANSPLDAIQRFIGKIELGIIPNILDTVVFVNDGMIEKVYDLELKVKVPSGMTESDLARPVIEVRNFQDNVLEHEIYTFGEENVIVPVAKRVQKIGIEKLAEDKIRDSFKRYDPNVQVEILSDNRVKVLVNEQYIPSIIGRGGSNINEIEKSLQVHIDVVAKDSKNLSLTSNDLPFSFSESKTALLLTVSREYTSMHADVYVNDKFLTSVRIGKKGQIKIPKRSDVARDLMNSTSRNEIKLYLKDF; via the coding sequence TTGTCAAAAATAGTCCCTGATACTAGCGTTATAATTAACGGTGAACTAATTTCTCAAATAGAAACAGGTTCAATTAGGAATGCCCAGATCATCATTCCACAAGCTGTATTTGATGAATTACGATCTCAAGCCTCAAATAAAAAAGAACAGGGGTTTATTGGTTTGGAAAAAATTAGAAATCTTAATGAATTGTCTGGAAGTTTTGGTTTAGAAATTGTGATGAAAGGTTCACATCCTTCTTCTGACGATATCAAGTTTGCTTCTAGTGGCAGGATTGATGCGCTTATCGTTGATGTGGCAAAACAAAATGATGCAATTCTTTACACTTCTGATAAAATTCAAAATCTAGTTGCGCAAGCTGAAGGAATAAAAACTGTATTTCTTAAAACTACGATCAAGCCTGAAAAATTAGAATTTTTAAAATTTTTTGATGTTGAAACAATGAGTATTCATCTTAAGGAAAATCAATTTCCTTTAGCTAAGAAAGGAAAACCCGGTGCCTTTATTTTAACTCAAATTAACGATGATATTCTCACAAAATCTTATTTGAAAATGATTGCATCACAAATCTTCGATGTTGCAAATGTGTCCGATTCCAGTACCATCGAAATTTCAAAGACTGGTGCATCTGTAATCCAACATGATGATTATAGAATAGCAATAACTTATCCACCCTTTTCTGAATCATATGAAATCACGATTGTCCATCCAATCATCAAATTATCATTGGAAGATTATGCAATATCTGATGCACTAATGGAAAGATTATCTGATAGAGCCGAAGGAATTGTCATTTCAGGTGCGCCTGGTTCTGGGAAAAGTACTCTTGCATCAGGGCTTGCAAATTTTTATCACAAAAAAGGAAAAATTGTTAAAACTTTTGAATCACCTCGAGATTTACAAGTTGATCCTGGCATAACACAATATGGTAAATTAGATGGAAGTTTTGATAACACTGCAGACATTTTACTTTTGGTTCGCCCTGATTATACTATTTTTGATGAAGTAAGAAGACGGGAAGATTTTAGAACTTTTGCTGATTTGCGACTAACTGGAGTTGGAATGGTTGGCGTTGTTCATGCAAACTCTCCATTAGATGCTATTCAGCGTTTTATTGGGAAAATTGAATTGGGGATCATACCAAATATTTTGGACACTGTTGTGTTTGTAAATGATGGGATGATAGAGAAAGTTTATGATCTTGAATTAAAAGTAAAAGTTCCTTCTGGCATGACTGAATCTGATCTTGCCAGACCTGTTATTGAAGTAAGGAATTTTCAAGATAATGTTTTGGAACATGAAATATACACATTTGGAGAAGAAAACGTCATTGTTCCTGTTGCAAAACGTGTCCAAAAAATAGGGATTGAAAAACTCGCTGAAGATAAAATAAGAGACTCCTTCAAGAGATACGATCCTAATGTTCAAGTTGAGATTTTATCTGATAATAGGGTCAAAGTTCTTGTAAATGAACAATACATTCCGTCAATAATTGGAAGAGGAGGATCCAACATTAATGAAATTGAAAAATCCCTTCAAGTGCATATTGATGTAGTAGCAAAAGACTCCAAAAATCTCTCCTTGACCTCAAATGATCTCCCTTTTTCATTTTCAGAATCAAAAACTGCATTACTTCTCACTGTGAGTAGAGAATACACTTCAATGCATGCTGATGTTTATGTAAATGATAAATTTTTGACCTCTGTTAGAATTGGCAAAAAAGGACAAATCAAAATTCCAAAACGTTCTGATGTTGCAAGAGATCTTATGAATTCCACTTCGCGCAATGAAATAAAACTATATCTTAAAGATTTTTAA
- a CDS encoding DUF47 domain-containing protein yields the protein MYSGELEVQAKRKAIAVLQDEINRILNAARELATLPELMMKKDKTGIKNALEQISTIEEEVESLRRKITREVADVGGLIMNRENLLNTAYTMDEIAGYITGISFKLSNVKPATLKSSKLDQDITKLIELVVDEVYKLNEIIRSLNTNTANAIELAQETQTIEREIDIKYRDATIKLLNEVTSTKELMLIKDVIEGIEEMSDKCQRVSDSFILLALSL from the coding sequence ATGTATAGCGGAGAGCTTGAAGTTCAAGCAAAAAGAAAGGCTATAGCAGTTTTACAAGACGAAATAAACAGAATTCTAAATGCTGCAAGAGAACTAGCAACACTCCCTGAGCTTATGATGAAAAAAGACAAGACAGGAATTAAAAACGCATTAGAGCAAATTTCTACAATTGAAGAAGAAGTAGAAAGCCTAAGACGAAAGATCACCAGAGAAGTTGCAGATGTAGGAGGATTAATCATGAATAGAGAAAATCTCCTAAACACAGCATATACAATGGATGAGATCGCAGGTTACATCACAGGAATTTCATTCAAACTATCAAATGTAAAGCCAGCTACGCTAAAAAGTTCAAAACTTGATCAAGACATCACCAAATTAATCGAGCTTGTTGTCGATGAAGTCTACAAGTTAAATGAAATCATTAGAAGCCTAAACACAAACACTGCAAATGCAATTGAATTGGCTCAAGAAACACAAACAATAGAAAGAGAAATAGACATAAAATATAGGGATGCAACAATTAAACTTCTAAACGAGGTTACATCAACAAAAGAACTGATGTTAATCAAAGACGTCATAGAAGGAATTGAAGAAATGTCAGACAAATGTCAAAGAGTATCTGACTCTTTCATATTATTAGCATTGAGCCTATAA
- the tuf gene encoding translation elongation factor EF-1 subunit alpha, protein MADKPHLNLIVTGHIDNGKSTTMGHFLMDLGVVDERTIAAHGAESEKTGKGDTFKYAWVMDNIKDERERGITIDLAFQKFESPKYFFTLIDAPGHRDFIKNMITGASEADAAILVLSAKEGETDTAIAAGGQAREHAFLLKTLGVSQLIVAINKMDAVEYKEDAFNAAKEKGEKLVRSVGYKLENVPFIPVSGWKGDNLVKRSENMAWYKGKTLLEAFDDFTIAEKPVGKPLRVPIQDVYTITGVGTVPVGRVETGIMKAGQKIIVMPSGAQGEIKSIETHHTEMPSAEAGDNIGFNLRGIEKKDIKRGDVLGTPDAPPMVAKEFKAQIIVIHHPTAIAPGYTPVMHAHTAQVAATVTEFLQKINPASGAVEEENPKFLKVGDSAIVKIRPVRPTCIETFQEFPEMGRFALRDMGATIAAGIVKEITEEYKP, encoded by the coding sequence ATGGCAGATAAACCACACTTGAACCTGATTGTTACAGGACATATTGATAATGGAAAATCAACTACTATGGGTCATTTTTTGATGGATCTTGGGGTTGTAGATGAAAGAACTATTGCAGCTCACGGTGCAGAATCAGAAAAGACCGGAAAAGGTGATACTTTCAAGTATGCTTGGGTTATGGATAACATTAAAGATGAAAGAGAGAGAGGTATTACAATCGATCTAGCTTTCCAAAAATTTGAGTCACCAAAGTACTTCTTTACTTTGATTGACGCTCCTGGTCACAGGGACTTTATTAAAAACATGATTACTGGTGCTTCTGAAGCAGATGCAGCCATTTTAGTACTTTCAGCAAAAGAAGGCGAAACTGATACTGCAATTGCAGCTGGTGGACAAGCAAGAGAACACGCATTCTTGCTTAAGACACTTGGTGTAAGCCAACTAATTGTTGCAATCAACAAAATGGATGCAGTAGAATACAAAGAAGACGCTTTTAATGCAGCCAAAGAGAAAGGTGAAAAATTAGTAAGATCTGTAGGTTACAAACTAGAGAACGTACCATTCATTCCAGTTTCTGGATGGAAAGGTGACAATCTCGTTAAAAGATCCGAGAACATGGCTTGGTATAAAGGTAAAACTTTGCTTGAAGCATTTGATGACTTTACTATTGCTGAAAAGCCAGTAGGTAAACCATTACGTGTTCCAATACAGGACGTTTACACCATTACCGGTGTAGGTACAGTCCCAGTAGGTAGAGTTGAAACCGGTATTATGAAAGCAGGACAAAAAATTATTGTCATGCCATCTGGTGCTCAAGGTGAAATCAAATCTATTGAGACTCACCACACAGAAATGCCATCTGCAGAAGCAGGTGACAACATTGGTTTCAACCTTAGAGGTATTGAAAAGAAAGATATCAAGAGAGGCGATGTACTTGGAACTCCTGATGCACCACCAATGGTTGCAAAAGAATTCAAGGCACAAATTATCGTTATTCACCACCCAACAGCAATTGCTCCTGGTTATACGCCAGTAATGCATGCACACACAGCACAAGTAGCAGCAACAGTTACTGAGTTCCTCCAAAAGATCAACCCAGCATCTGGCGCAGTTGAAGAAGAAAATCCAAAATTCCTCAAAGTTGGTGACTCTGCAATTGTTAAAATCAGACCGGTGAGACCAACTTGTATTGAAACATTCCAAGAATTCCCTGAAATGGGTAGATTCGCACTTAGAGACATGGGTGCAACTATCGCAGCAGGAATTGTAAAGGAAATTACCGAAGAGTACAAACCATAG
- a CDS encoding sulfite exporter TauE/SafE family protein produces MIDQFWLILLGFAAGILGSMIGLGGGIVIVPVLTFLGFPPTTAASNSLFAALSNAVASTISYSKQKRIEISLGLKFGLLSIPGTVLGAMISTDVAPDLFKILFGFVLIASAAYIFLRKQIEPKEKALSKQIMIFAVGASFFAGIISSFFGIGGGIIFVPLMVVGMGMAMKRAAPTSQLILLFASFSGVISHSILGHPDFMQAGFLAAGSFVGGLVGARLSIDIRERYLQIIVSVVVLIAAGKLFLDSLSGTFGF; encoded by the coding sequence ATGATTGATCAATTTTGGTTAATTCTTTTGGGATTCGCAGCAGGCATTCTAGGATCTATGATTGGTCTTGGTGGGGGAATTGTTATAGTTCCTGTATTGACATTTCTGGGATTTCCACCTACGACTGCAGCAAGTAACAGCCTTTTTGCTGCATTAAGCAATGCGGTTGCTTCTACAATTTCATATTCTAAACAAAAAAGAATAGAAATTTCTTTAGGGTTAAAATTTGGATTGCTCTCAATTCCTGGAACTGTTTTGGGTGCAATGATCTCAACTGATGTGGCACCGGATCTTTTTAAAATATTATTTGGATTTGTTTTGATAGCATCGGCAGCGTACATTTTTTTAAGAAAACAAATTGAACCTAAAGAAAAAGCACTATCAAAACAAATAATGATCTTTGCAGTGGGTGCAAGTTTTTTTGCAGGAATTATCTCTTCATTTTTTGGGATAGGTGGTGGTATAATCTTTGTACCATTAATGGTTGTTGGAATGGGGATGGCAATGAAAAGAGCGGCCCCTACATCTCAATTGATATTATTATTCGCTTCTTTTTCTGGAGTAATTTCTCACAGTATTTTAGGCCATCCTGATTTTATGCAGGCAGGATTTTTGGCAGCTGGTTCTTTTGTGGGTGGATTGGTTGGCGCACGCTTGTCTATTGATATACGTGAAAGATATTTGCAAATAATTGTCTCTGTTGTAGTGCTGATTGCTGCAGGAAAACTTTTTCTGGATTCACTTTCTGGTACTTTTGGATTTTAG
- a CDS encoding metal-dependent transcriptional regulator yields MKSKNSKRLDSIKAAHQTERTRSSARMEDYLEIISELVELKGYATTLDISRYMNVSAPSVTKMLQRLDEGGFLEYEKYHGINLTAKGSQIAEGIRQNHGILLEFFEILGVGYDTANQDTEGIEHHLNPKTIRQLRKFITFLKANPKIIENFKNL; encoded by the coding sequence ATGAAATCTAAAAATTCCAAGAGATTAGATTCAATTAAAGCAGCCCATCAAACAGAAAGAACCCGTTCCAGTGCAAGAATGGAAGATTATTTAGAAATTATTTCAGAACTTGTAGAATTAAAGGGATATGCCACAACATTAGACATTTCAAGATACATGAATGTGAGTGCACCAAGTGTAACCAAAATGCTTCAAAGATTAGACGAGGGAGGATTTTTAGAATATGAAAAATATCACGGAATCAATCTTACAGCAAAAGGTTCACAAATAGCTGAGGGAATAAGACAAAACCACGGAATTTTGTTAGAGTTTTTTGAAATTTTAGGTGTAGGGTATGATACTGCAAATCAGGACACAGAAGGAATAGAGCACCACTTAAATCCAAAAACAATTCGACAGTTAAGAAAATTTATTACTTTTCTAAAAGCAAACCCAAAAATCATTGAAAATTTTAAAAATCTTTAA
- a CDS encoding DUF192 domain-containing protein, translated as MTTRSQVLIPIFIAAVIIGIVGLMSIPSESKLESVEFPRGTIKVDDVPLQVQIADTEPRRVRGLMFQDELPYDQGMIFVFEQSGLYSLWMLNMQFSLDMIWFDEDGKVVHIEKNIPPCKSPLEITTCQSVIPDNEAIYVLEVTSGFVERNNITKDSMLTIISI; from the coding sequence ATGACAACTAGATCCCAAGTATTAATTCCTATTTTTATTGCAGCTGTAATCATTGGCATTGTTGGATTGATGTCGATTCCAAGTGAAAGTAAATTGGAATCTGTTGAATTTCCTAGAGGGACAATAAAAGTTGATGATGTTCCCTTGCAGGTACAGATTGCTGACACTGAACCCAGACGTGTTCGTGGTTTAATGTTTCAAGATGAACTTCCATATGATCAAGGTATGATTTTTGTATTTGAACAATCTGGATTATACTCTCTTTGGATGCTTAACATGCAATTTTCGCTTGACATGATTTGGTTTGATGAAGACGGCAAAGTGGTTCATATCGAAAAAAACATACCTCCGTGCAAAAGTCCGTTAGAAATCACTACATGTCAAAGTGTCATACCTGATAATGAGGCAATATATGTTCTTGAAGTAACATCTGGTTTTGTTGAACGAAATAATATTACAAAAGATTCTATGTTAACTATTATTTCTATTTGA
- a CDS encoding ATP-dependent DNA ligase: MEFSILAESFYKMESTRKRLELTQFLVELFENTPHDIISKIVYLLQGKLRPDFEGIELGVAEKLAIRAISKSSGIPIKKIEDEYRKGGDLGQAASIILEQKTQTTFLVEDITIERVYETLFKIAKLEGSRSQDMKMKYISSLLNDATPLEASYILKILLGTLRLGIAENTVMDALAIAFSGSKENRKSLEHAYNVSSDLGKVAEIIATKGIEGVEKFEIILFNPIRPMLADRVKSEEEAMEKMGIEFAAEYKLDGERVQLHIEGEKVVLFSRSLENISSYYPDIIERIPKAVQADNIILEAEAVAMNENTGEFLPFQELMHRRRKYKIEKAVTQYPISVNLFDVLYCNGKSCLELPYKDRREKLEKVVKEDEFVKYIPMTTIKNKNEIEDFMENGINAGSEGLMLKMMDKPYQAGSRGNYWLKLKREYQNELGDSLDLVVIGGFFGKGRRTGSYGTLLLATYDEDNDTFPSICKVGTGFSDESLDQLYQILHPKVTIKKNPRIISEMEADVWFEPELVVEVVASEITLSPIHKAAEDKIRKGAGLALRFPKFTGKIRVEKAAEDASTNEEVITLYRGQKKVAHDKNLI; this comes from the coding sequence GTGGAGTTTTCTATTTTAGCTGAATCATTTTACAAAATGGAATCAACCAGAAAAAGATTAGAGTTAACACAATTCTTAGTGGAATTATTTGAGAACACACCACACGACATAATTTCAAAAATTGTGTATCTGTTACAAGGAAAACTAAGACCTGATTTTGAAGGCATTGAGTTAGGCGTTGCAGAAAAACTTGCAATAAGGGCAATCTCAAAATCCTCAGGAATACCAATCAAAAAAATCGAGGACGAATATAGAAAAGGAGGAGACTTGGGGCAAGCAGCATCCATAATACTGGAACAAAAAACACAAACAACATTTCTTGTCGAAGACATCACAATAGAAAGAGTCTATGAAACGCTATTCAAAATTGCAAAATTAGAAGGCTCTCGTTCTCAAGACATGAAAATGAAATACATCTCAAGTTTGCTAAATGATGCAACCCCATTAGAAGCAAGTTACATTTTGAAAATTTTGTTAGGAACGCTACGATTAGGAATTGCGGAAAACACAGTGATGGATGCATTGGCAATAGCGTTTTCTGGAAGTAAAGAAAATAGAAAAAGTTTAGAGCACGCATACAATGTTTCAAGCGACTTGGGAAAGGTTGCAGAAATAATTGCAACAAAAGGAATTGAAGGAGTAGAAAAATTTGAAATTATTTTATTTAATCCAATTAGACCCATGCTTGCAGACAGAGTAAAAAGTGAAGAAGAAGCAATGGAGAAAATGGGAATTGAGTTTGCCGCAGAATACAAACTAGACGGAGAAAGAGTACAACTTCACATTGAAGGAGAAAAAGTGGTATTGTTTTCAAGAAGTTTAGAAAACATATCAAGTTATTATCCCGACATCATAGAAAGAATTCCTAAAGCAGTTCAAGCTGACAACATCATATTGGAAGCAGAAGCAGTAGCAATGAACGAAAACACCGGAGAATTTTTGCCGTTTCAAGAGCTAATGCACAGGAGAAGAAAATACAAGATAGAAAAAGCTGTAACACAATACCCAATTTCAGTGAATTTATTTGATGTTCTATATTGCAATGGCAAAAGCTGTTTAGAATTACCATACAAAGACAGAAGAGAGAAATTAGAAAAAGTCGTAAAAGAAGATGAATTTGTAAAATACATACCAATGACCACAATCAAAAACAAAAACGAAATTGAAGACTTTATGGAAAATGGCATCAATGCAGGTAGCGAAGGATTGATGCTAAAGATGATGGATAAACCATACCAAGCAGGTTCCAGAGGAAATTACTGGTTGAAGTTAAAACGAGAGTATCAAAACGAATTAGGAGACAGTTTGGATCTAGTTGTAATAGGCGGGTTTTTTGGAAAAGGAAGAAGAACGGGAAGTTATGGAACGTTGTTGCTTGCAACATATGATGAAGACAATGATACATTTCCAAGTATTTGTAAAGTGGGAACAGGATTTTCTGATGAATCCTTAGATCAGCTGTATCAAATATTACATCCAAAAGTTACAATCAAAAAAAATCCCCGCATCATTAGCGAGATGGAAGCAGACGTATGGTTTGAACCAGAGCTAGTAGTAGAAGTAGTGGCATCAGAAATTACACTTAGTCCAATTCACAAAGCAGCAGAAGACAAAATTAGAAAAGGCGCAGGACTTGCATTAAGATTTCCAAAATTTACCGGAAAAATAAGAGTAGAAAAAGCAGCAGAAGACGCATCAACTAATGAAGAAGTCATCACACTGTACAGAGGGCAAAAAAAAGTGGCACATGATAAGAATTTGATTTAA
- the fbp gene encoding fructose-1,6-bisphosphate aldolase/phosphatase: MKITVSVIKADVGGVGGHTKPSDGLIEAIRNTVKNSGDLLIDHYIGYCGDDTHIVMTHTHGVDNEKIHKLAWDAFMAGTQVAKEEGLYGAGQDLLKDSFSGNVKGMGPGVAEMEFEERPNEAFTVFAADKTEPGAFNYPIYRMFVDALSNTGLIVNKSLAAGVKMHIMDVEKAQIAELELWQDKPTIEAALMYPGRYVVDSVYTKDGEPILDASTDRLHNIAGTYVGKDDPICLVRTQKNFPATEEVGSVFNNPHYVAGNTRGSHNMPLMPVKLNSAATINFCIPIVQALVFSMHNGKLTGPFDGFSTPDWDYIREIATKKAIAIRSQGFIHPATLVPSELEYAEGYRARMDVLEAKMKPMEEASSSGEKKENYEDPD; this comes from the coding sequence ATGAAAATTACAGTTTCCGTTATCAAAGCAGACGTAGGTGGAGTAGGCGGCCACACAAAACCCAGTGATGGACTAATTGAAGCAATTAGAAACACAGTCAAGAATTCAGGGGATTTACTAATTGATCACTATATTGGTTATTGTGGAGATGATACCCACATTGTCATGACACATACTCATGGTGTGGATAATGAAAAAATTCACAAATTAGCATGGGATGCATTCATGGCGGGAACTCAAGTTGCAAAAGAAGAGGGACTGTATGGCGCAGGACAAGATTTGCTTAAAGATTCTTTTTCAGGCAATGTAAAAGGTATGGGTCCTGGAGTTGCAGAGATGGAATTCGAAGAAAGACCAAACGAAGCATTTACTGTGTTTGCGGCAGACAAAACAGAACCTGGTGCATTCAACTATCCAATTTACAGAATGTTTGTAGATGCACTAAGTAACACAGGGTTAATTGTAAACAAGAGTCTTGCAGCAGGAGTAAAGATGCACATTATGGATGTTGAAAAAGCACAGATTGCAGAACTTGAATTATGGCAAGACAAGCCTACAATTGAAGCTGCATTGATGTATCCAGGCAGATATGTTGTAGATTCAGTATACACAAAAGATGGGGAACCAATTTTAGATGCATCAACTGACAGATTACACAACATTGCAGGAACGTATGTTGGAAAAGACGATCCAATTTGTCTAGTAAGAACACAAAAAAATTTTCCAGCAACAGAAGAAGTAGGAAGTGTGTTTAACAATCCACATTATGTTGCAGGAAACACAAGAGGAAGTCACAATATGCCATTAATGCCTGTAAAACTAAATTCAGCTGCAACAATCAACTTTTGCATTCCAATTGTACAGGCACTAGTGTTCAGCATGCACAATGGAAAGTTAACGGGACCATTTGATGGATTCTCTACTCCAGATTGGGATTACATTAGAGAAATTGCAACAAAGAAAGCAATTGCGATTAGAAGCCAAGGATTTATCCACCCAGCGACACTTGTCCCATCAGAACTAGAATATGCTGAAGGATACAGAGCAAGAATGGATGTTCTTGAAGCAAAGATGAAACCAATGGAAGAGGCATCCTCCAGTGGCGAGAAAAAAGAGAACTACGAAGATCCAGATTAG